The following DNA comes from Hippoglossus hippoglossus isolate fHipHip1 chromosome 12, fHipHip1.pri, whole genome shotgun sequence.
aaatttaaggaaataattccaattacatttaaacccgtattatccgtcgatataaccaacaaattctttaaaaaccctctgagattgaccatcttgtcgatagctctgtaaagtcattacgattaacattagactcaatagcgcctctaaaaaagaaacgtgtaaaacatagtaaattagctccgtggtataattcaaagacacatgaattaaaacaagtatcaagaaaactagaaaggaagtggcgctccagcaaccgtgtaGAAAATCTCCTAgcctggaagaatagtgttaaagcatataagaaggccctccaaaaagcaagagctgcctactactccacattaatagaagaaaatacaaacaaccccaggtttctcttcagcactgtagccaggctgacagagagtcacacctccaccgaacccagtattcctcgatccctaaatagcaatatctttatgaacttctttaatgataaaattctaactattagaaatcaaatcaaccatctcctgccctcaattggcactaatacaccatcaagaacagaaatctcagaaactgctgagaatcttattgattatttagacagcttctctctgatcacccttgatcagctgaccaaaataatctcatgttctaaacccacaacttgtatcttagatcccattcccactaaattacttaaagaaattctgcccctaattgatagttcGTTACTGAgcacaatcaatctgtcattatcatcaggatatgtatcacagtcctttaaactagctgtaatcaaaccccttctcaaaaaaacCACCCtagacccggaggttttagccaactacagaccgatatccaacctccccttcctgtctaaaatccttgaaaaagttgtagccaaccagctgtgtgagtttctccaggaaaataatatatatgaagactttcagtcggggtttagagctcatcactaaaagtagagtaggagccagagctttcagctatcaagctcctctcctgtggaatcatctcccactttcagttcgggaggcagacaccatctgagtaggcttaaaaccttcctttacgataaagcttatagttagagccggtccaggcttgtcttagacctgctcttagttatgctgctataggtttagaatgtcgggggacacacgacacacagagcttctcttcccagcttctccttcctcttctccatccttatcacatcaaagaaattagtatctcatcaatacatgttactgacttgacttcttccccggagtccctttgccttatcgtccgcagatccagggccacatcgtggattatgatggtggatcgcgtatcagagatcgtaatggcggatcctgtatcgtgttggcatctgatagtggtggtggaccacgatcgaggtggcagctgatggtggatcctgatggcggcagtggaccatgactgtggactataatggcatccgatcttgatggtggatcatgatcgtggtggctgctgaccatagactatgattacaacaagactgcttgatatataatatttctcctcagatactcgaccattactgacaataatccatcaattcattgaccttcagttatgcttcaaaatgtttattcttatcaatgctgctaaaacccttatctttctgatgttctcctttacacttgacatctactgcacttctgtccgtcctgggagagggatccctcacatgtggctctctctgaggtttctacattctttttaccctgttaaaaggtttttagtagtttttccttcctcttgttgagggttaagggcagaggatgtcacaccttgttaaagccctatgagacaaactgtgaattgtgaatatgggctatacaaataaagttgtattgATTGACTTCATCTGATAACAATTGAAATGAATATGGATGAGCACCTACATCACTGTATAGTGAGTCAGGTGCAGACGTATATGGGATTCAGCCTTACTCCTTACGTTTAACAGACGATGAAGTCACTGGTTCGGACACTGTTCCAGCTAAACtaacatatttaataaatgtgttaataGACCACAGTAGGATTGAAGAAGGCTTCAGTTATTTCTCTTCATAAAACAACCAATAAATCGtagaaaggaaacaaaaggcCCATTTAAGTTTATGCACATTGTAAAGGTCAAAGAAAGAATGATATATGAACACATTGACATGTCCAGCCAGTGAAATGAGATGAAAGCATCTCTTTGCATTGACATCTTTATTTTGAATCTAAATGACCCTATCAGGAAGAGGGACCTGTAAATCACAGTTCACACTGTATATTTTACAAAAGCTATTTGTTCAAGAGTCATACAGGTAGATATTAAAAAGTGGAGATTGATTGGACAGTTAAGGCCTAAATGCACAACTTTTTATACCTTATATATAACATACACCTGCAGGTGTGATCACTTTCTTTATGTGGACCATTAAACTATATAATGTGTTATAATTATGAGTAAACTTTCCTTCCATTCATTTTGTAAGGCCATGGCACTGaaagcacaaaaaacaaaatgtgggCTGAACTTTTGCTTTGTGTCAACTCTAAACCTCTTCATGACTCTGCTGCTACCTGCTGGTGTACATGGCAGAGCtgacatagagacaaacagccattccctctcacattcacacctacaatcaaattaacctaaccccaattggcatgtttttggactttagggggggggagaaccaggagaaaacccacacagacataaTGAGAAGATAAAAACTCCACAAAGAAAATCccattcaaaccaagaaccttctaGCTGTGAGACCAGGAGTGCCATTCACTCTTTCCAAAATATTATTAGAAATTCATCCTTCAGGAGTTCCAGTCTTTTActgtgtctgcctctctctctgtatgattgtgtttgtgtattctgTTCTTTCTGATGATTTACTGATTATATTTTTCAGGGGAACGTTTTTTTCTAATCCGATTCTAGGGTCTAAGTGCAGAAAGTGTTCTGTGGAGTCCCTATGACAAATCAGACTCTGCATTACTCTCAAAcaataaacttttattcaaggattTTAGGTTAAGCTATAATGACATTGAAATGGTAAATCTTTAATACATACAATGCACTGATATGAAACACTTCTAGCAAATTCATTAGTTATATAGTTTGTTTGCTGTAACATGGATGTTACAGCTGGATACTCCAGTTGAAGTTAATGTTTTACAAATGAATTCATATTTCAAAACCATGTCCAATCATTTGTTCATTATTACATTCAGTTTTCCATCAGCCAACATTTTGCATAGTCTCATAATATCCATGTGAAGAATCACTGTGCGATGTCATAATAATAGTCTCGTAGTCTTTGCTCAACTATGGTGAATCCAGCTCTTTCATCTGCCCTGTAACACATGAAAAAAAGCAAGTAGTTATCAAAGATGAGGTCTCTCTTATATTCCTGTCTGCTTCGATCCAGTCTGATGTTACCAACATACACGATCACATGTGAGGATGATAAAAGGACAGCTTGTCGCTTACTTGTATGTCCAGCAAGTTGTCATGAGGGCAAATATCTCTGGTGGACAGTTCAGTGGAGCGTCCATACGCTTTCCACTTTCAATCATCTGCATGACATCATTTCCTTTCATTCCCTGTGAACAGGGATACATTCGGATGAAATGAGGCACCATCACAGGCTTTGATCACTACATCTGAAAGGTGggcaggatggaggaggggaCGTTTTGGTATGCACTAAACAACAAAGCACAGCGACTGCAGGACTCTAAACTGGAGATTCAGTTGTTGTTGACGTTGTTGTATAGTGAGTAAGTaagtgatggagagaaagagtgagggagtgagcaAGTGAGGGATCGAGTGAGTGAGCAAGTAAGTGAGTGATCGAGTGAGTGAGTAAGTAAGTGAGTGATCGAGTGAGTGAGTAAGTAAGTGAGTGATCGAGTGAGTGAGTAAGTAAGTGAGTGATCGAGAGAAAGAGCAAcagagtgaatgagtgagtgagtgatcgTGTGatcgagtgagtgagtgaggtaGTGAGTGAACACGTAAGGGGGAGAGTGATTaagagagtgaatgagtgagtaagtgagtgaTCGAGTGagcgtgtgagtgagtgagtgagtgagcgagtgagtgagtgagtgagtgagtgagcgtgtgagtgagtgagtgagtgatcgagtgagtgagtgagtgagtgagtgagtgagtgagtgatcgagtgagtgagtgagtgagtgagtgagtgagtgagtgagcgtgtgagtgagtgatcgagtgagtgagtgagtgagtgagtgagtgagtgagtgagtgagtgagtgagtgagtgagcgtgtgagtgagtgatcgagtgagtgagtgagtgagtgagtgagtgagtgagtgagtgagtgatcgagtgagtgagtgagtgagtgaggtaGAGATTGAGAAggtaagtgagtgagtgataGTCACACCTTGTATGGTTTCTGGCCGTAGGAATAGGACTCCCACATGAGCACTCCAAAGCTCCACACATCACTTTTGGATGAGAACTTGAAGTAGTTGATACATTCAGGAGCGTACCATTTCACTGGCCACTTCCCATGACCCTTGGCCTGTAGGGGaagatacacacaaaacatcagtGGGTCTGATTTGCGTTGTATTGGCCACACCGTTGCACTGAAGAGACTGTGTTAGCTATTCTGAcgctcatgtttttttcttttggttgttAAGCAAGTGCAATTCTTCTATTGACAGAATATGATCGAATGCTGGATGATACAGTATGTTTATAATATGCATATTGAGACAGGCTGTTGCCACCTTTGCAGAGATTGTAATGTTTTGTATGCACATTCATTTTgtcctttattttcttttatgcgCAGAGTGAAGGAGTCTACTGTTAAGGACTGAGAGATTAAACTGGAGACTTAAGATAAAAGTATCTAAAATTATAGTTGTAATCcatttttatttggtttcatTCCCAGAGCTTTTCCCAGAGTTTGAGCTTAAGTTCCCAAAAACCAGAACGACTTCTCCTAAATCAAAATATGATTCTACTTTTTCTACAACAGATTTATAATgtcaaatgaaataatgtttCTACTGGTGTGCAACTGTGAAAGACTGTAAAATGGCCTAATAATTTGGGGGATAGCCATATTGCCCACTAATCGCTCCCATTTTACTGTAATGTAAGTTTACCCACCACTGTTtgtatagactgtatataaaggcaGTTACCTTGTAGTAGTTATGCTCCTCTGCGACAGCTTTGGAGAGGCCAAAGTCACTGATCTTGGCATAGTGCTGCGTGACCAGCAGCACGTTCCTGGCAGCAAGGTCCCTGTGGACAAAGTTATGCTCCTCCAGGTACTTCATCCCTATAGACACCTGATGGACCAGCTCTGTGATGTTCTTCATGGTAGTTTGCCTGTAGATtgtcaaatgttattttaactgTGAGTGTAGAAAAATAGGAATGAGAATGGGAAGCTGCTCACAAACAATCTTTGGAGATACCCTGAATTCTGAGCATAGGTTTCAAAGAGTAAATTAATCAGacttgaaatgttttctctACCAACATCTCAATTAGGAATAAACCTTAAACAGATTTCTGTTTCAAAACacgtgtctgtgttttgctgcCGTTTGGAAAGCTCAGCACACTTGTTGTTACTAACTTTACTAATGACCTGTGGAAGCTTCCAAAGGACATGATGCAATGGACAGGTCGTAAATGGTTTATATTTCTATACCGCTCTTCTTGTCTTGATGAACACACAAAGCGCTGTTTACAGTACAGTTCTTtgccattcatacagtgctgcTATGGCCAGCTCTATTTCTATTCGAAATACTTTGGAATGGGGATCGAACCTCCAACCTTCTGTTTAGAAGACGACCCGCTCgatcccctgagccacagccgccccatcCATCTAATAATCAGTGAAAGACCCTACATTCAGAAGATCGGTAACATTTACCAATGCACTTGACTTGCAGGACAATGGTCCCAGAGAATATGTTGctataaagaataaatataatatgaaaactataatatatataaatatacaacacaATAACATATCAAACTAAAATAATCTTTAGTAGTTTCTATGATAGAGAACTGATGCCTAATGATAGATAACAATTTTGAATTTGCAACTTTAATACAAAGAGCACAGTCCTTTGACTCACCTTTTACAGATATCAGGGCTCACAAAGTTGAGCTTTGAAAAGTGAGGGGCCACATGTCCACTGAGCAAAAATCATATCCTTTACCACTGAGATTGAAATCAGTTCTCAGGATCCTTTCGGAGCACCtacttgtttttctgcaggaacTTGTTGAGAGGTCCGAGCTCAGCCAGCTCCATGACCAGCATGAGGTTCTCTGCCTCACAGATGCCAATCATCCGGACGATGTAAGGATTGTCCAGCTGCTGCATGACGTTGGCTTCTCGCAGCATTTCCTCTCTCACCGACGGGTTGTGGTCATCGTTCTTCAGAACTTTTACTGCAACAGGCTTTTCTGTCCTAATAAAGAGGAATGGGTTGTATTGACACTCACTACAAATGCACAAATCCACAAAAGCACACCAGCACAAACAAGTATTAGCACAACACAATTAGTAACACAACATAATGGAATAAGAGGAGACAAACTAAGTCTTTACATCAATAAACGAAGCATGTACGAGAAAGGTAAGTGTTTTCATGTCAAGACACATCTCAGCAAACACTGCTCTGACAGGGATGTTGTGTCTCTGGCTATAAGTAGTCCTGGTCAGATGGGAAAAACCTGACACTGACAGAAAGCAGGAAAATCAAGTAAAATCACAGTTGAACTGATGCATGTCTATTCTAGTGATTGGTAGGTTATGGCAGAGGGGACAACACTTAAATAtgccatgtttgtgtctgtgacctATTGGTGGCCCCGAAGGACAAAGCACATACAAGAAAGAAAGCATCCTTAAGTTTGTGCTCTTTGTGTGTCCCcatagaaaaatacataataatgatTTAGGGCATATGAACTAATATCAAAATTTGGGCAAGATGTAGATGTCTGACAGCAATTATCATTGCATCATAGTGGCCAGTTAAAAGGGGGGAGTTGTGTTATTTGTAGGTTGTGACGTGATTTGACATACTTCCTCATCTTGTAGATGCCCTTCATGACTGTACCAAAGTTCCCAGAGCCCAGCTCTCCATCCTCCAAGAAAAGGCAGTTGCGATCCACTGTGGAGCTCCTGAGTTCGTCTGGGTCTGCGTATGGACTCTCATATACCTCTGTGTCCATTGGCATGCCCTCTGATGGAGAAAGAACCGTGTCACATCAGACAAATAGCGATTTAGATACTTAGATACAAAAACGTTTTGACGTGGATACTATATCTTTTTCAACAAGCCcttgattttaaattaattcTTGATTAGGTGCCCTCATACGTAGGGAAACATGATTTGGGTTAAAACAAGTACTCTGTTCTGTCCAAAGGACTTTCGTTGTCATGGCTACAAAAATGAAGATTTAGTTATGGTTTCAGGATGATCATGTTCATCGTTAAGAAGAAAAGTTGTCTGTTGTTTGGAAATGGGAAATAAATGGGACAGGGCTCTCTGGTGTGACATTTGTGCACTTTGTATACCCAAAATCCATGTCAATCATCTTGTAGTGCTTCCTTGacttattaaaaataaataataaaaagttgCCTTTGTAAAATAATCCAGACggcaattaaaatgttcactaAAACATATGTGCTATGGCAGTTTAGGTCTTTAGAAAGATGAATTTAATGCATCTTCACAAATAATACTTTGTAAAAAACAAAGTGGTGTGTACACATGTGCAGATTACTCTGTGATGACTCCCCAGGATTCTACCTTCAGaggctaaaaataaaagaaattgaaaataatcaAAGATATATTTGAAGGTGGCATAAATGTTTTAGTTTAGATATGAAATCAATGCCTGTCATGAGCATTCAAACTTTTCAATCTGATCAGTCAAAGCATTTCACTCTGTCTGCTTCCACTGAACTGAGCTAATCTGAAACCAACATCTCAAAGTTGATCAGAGCTTCAGCAGTCTTAGTTACACACAAGCAAGCCAGCAAGGAAACACTGTGAAACTTTCTTTTTCATATATGTTTCCAAATTTAAAATAACTTACCTTTGATGTCTCCTTGATTGTGGGGGAACCTGGTGTCATAAGCATTTAGATCTGTGGTGGTTCGAGGTCCCTGGCCCTGTGATCAGTTATCAAAGGCAAAGTTTGAGAGAACATACAGATGGAGAAACACACGATTATTCACAGGGTACACTGCTGAAATATCATCTGCAATGAGTGAATTCATTCCATAAACAGGCAACAACTAAATGTCTTTCTTATGCAGCAAGGAGCCAGTCTTTATATGGACCCTGTATTACAGTGATTGACTGAAATGAATCAAGGTCAGATTCaaatatgtgtctgttaaatCTGCCCATTGGCAAAAggagagtatatatatatgtttcaGGAGAACCTTTTTTAGTAATCAGTCAATATCACTCTAATACATGGTGTCCATTAAATGGGCCATTGTATGATTATCCATACAAAGGGGTttagaggaagaaaataaatgctTGGTGTTAACATCTTCCTTCACATGCATTCAAAGAAGGGGTATGGAACAAGTTCACGAAATGATTTACTGTTCAGATGTTCCTCAGGCACTTTGTAACAGCTCAGTGTCAAAGATCTGCGAACGTTGAAACATGTAATAAGTCCCACACCCctgctttaaaaatataaacatccAAGAACCTTTCTGGGTCTCCAGCATTGATGACTAGAGCAccacagaaacatttttaaatgcaattGGATTTATAGAAGTTGGAAATGCTGAAAAGGTGTGCGGTGCATAAAGCTTAGCTTTAGGTAACAAAGTCACAAGTTTCAGGCAGAAGTCATTCCAGATGCTGCCACCTTCAAGGATCACACCTGGTTTCCCAGCGTTTGAACGTCTAACCTCTCAGAGGTCTACTCAGAGTAGTATTTCAGGGAGTCCTCTTTTcactgaaacatttcaacaccaAACACGTCATAAGGCTGACAAGGTTGTTCGAAACCAAAGGCTTCTCCGGGAGATGTCCCTCAGCACTGACACTTCCAATGGATCTTCTCACACTAAATATCCCACAGTCCACTGTGAGTGTTATGCTTCTGTGGCTTGTCTCTAATGAGGAAGGTGTGACCTCATATTGGACAGagcatcaaatatttatattttatttaatttctacaGAGGATATAATACAATTTTAGATGTACTGATGATTTGTTGAAATCATTTGGAAGGTCTCTTTAAATGACAAGTCATTCAATTAATTAAGGCTAACATTCACATCCCTTCCTACACATTTAAGGTGGCACACACTTGTGATGTAAGAGAGTTCACTTAATATcaactgtttttcattttaattctgTTGTTTAGAAACTCACTAGATGAGTCGCAGAATCTTAACATCAATTTGACTGAAGCATAAGCTTCCTAAAAATATTTtgatataatatagtataatatatgCTTTATATACATACAAACTACtatgtaacaaaacaaaatgaatattttgtTCAGTTCAGTAGAAGCTAGAGAAACTGATCAGGGTGTTGTTcatatgtcacaaacatgtaACTCTTCGGTGAACATGTGATATTCATCatcagtttgtcattttgtgacaggtttgtgttttttgtcgaTGTAAATGAAAGGAAAGCATACATTTTAAAGTTGACTTCAAATCCACTGTTTCTAAACTTGACACAGTTAAAATGTCCTAattgttttgttaaaacaaattcatgcATTTGTCAATTTAGTGCGGCTCTTTTTGGTATGAAAGCCAACAAAGGGACACAGATGTGGATTTCAACATGAGACTGAGACCCTACTTTCAAGGTGGTCTGACTCTGGTTGTTTCCTCTGGTGCAGAGTACCATGGAATCGTATGAAAGGCTGTTTTACTGGAGAGGAGAAAGGTTTGCCTTGCTGGTAGCTGTTAGGTTATTAGGATTGATCAGCCTGAACATAATTTCGTGACAATCCATTcgctgttgagatatttcagtgtgGACCAATGAGTGTGTTGATCCTTGATGACATGTTTGGTCTTGAAGTGCACTTGCAGCGGGAGGCAGCTCCTGAATGGGACACAGCAGAACAGACTGCAGGCTGTGATTCAGCACTGAATGACCTCTGGATGGTGATAGAGTGTCATCACATCTCATAAATTAAATAAGTTTGAGTGTGTAGTAAGAAGCAAAATCACACAGGGAGAgagttggggtgggggggggttaaacACGGCGGTGACCAGTGGCTTTATGACGAGGCAGGGGGTGTGTCAGCACCTTTTTTCGGCCAGGAAAGGGAACAATTTTGAGTCTGGACAGAATTCCACCTGCTGCATTTTGCTAGAAACCAAAATGTCAGAGAGGTTATCACTACGTGACCTGGTAATGTTCCGGTCATCACAGTAGCACTCAGGACTCAGGAAAAGGTTATTTCTGAGACTAAACGCTGAGTCTTTCAACTCTAAACTACAGAAAACATAGCAACACTATGGGTTCACGATATAACATTCCCTTCCTCATTCgccttctttcttttctttttttaacttggAACACCAAATACATGTTTCAGATCACATAGATtagatttatattatattatttagaCATATATCAACAACAGACATTCATATTTCAAAGATTCCATTAATCTCAATTGTGTTACATGGAGCCAAACAGGTGTTACTTAATTCC
Coding sequences within:
- the syk gene encoding tyrosine-protein kinase SYK isoform X3 translates to MPMDTEVYESPYADPDELRSSTVDRNCLFLEDGELGSGNFGTVMKGIYKMRKTEKPVAVKVLKNDDHNPSVREEMLREANVMQQLDNPYIVRMIGICEAENLMLVMELAELGPLNKFLQKNKQTTMKNITELVHQVSIGMKYLEEHNFVHRDLAARNVLLVTQHYAKISDFGLSKAVAEEHNYYKAKGHGKWPVKWYAPECINYFKFSSKSDVWSFGVLMWESYSYGQKPYKGMKGNDVMQMIESGKRMDAPLNCPPEIFALMTTCWTYKADERAGFTIVEQRLRDYYYDIAQ
- the syk gene encoding tyrosine-protein kinase SYK isoform X2, with the translated sequence MAESVHTLPFFYGNITREDAEGYLQQAGLGNGLYLLRQSRNYLGGFALSVLHSNRCYHYTIERQPNETYAIAGGKSYMNPEDVIDYHSQETDGLVCLLKKPCNRPKNMQPKVGPFEDLKEKLIREYVKQTWNLQGAALEQAIISQRPKLEKLIATTAHERMPWFHGSITREDSEPRLQSSFRTNGKFLIRRRDLKGSYALCLLHEGQVMHYRIDRDRNGKLSIPDGKKFDTLWQLVEHYSYKPDGLLRVLTEACPRPDADIGRPLLPRDHPGLSTTLGQGPRTTTDLNAYDTRFPHNQGDIKEGMPMDTEVYESPYADPDELRSSTVDRNCLFLEDGELGSGNFGTVMKGIYKMRKTEKPVAVKVLKNDDHNPSVREEMLREANVMQQLDNPYIVRMIGICEAENLMLVMELAELGPLNKFLQKNKQTTMKNITELVHQVSIGMKYLEEHNFVHRDLAARNVLLVTQHYAKISDFGLSKAVAEEHNYYKAKGHGKWPVKWYAPECINYFKFSSKSDVWSFGVLMWESYSYGQKPYKGMKGNDVMQMIESGKRMDAPLNCPPEIFALMTTCWTYKADERAGFTIVEQRLRDYYYDIAQ
- the syk gene encoding tyrosine-protein kinase SYK isoform X1, with amino-acid sequence MAESVHTLPFFYGNITREDAEGYLQQAGLGNGLYLLRQSRNYLGGFALSVLHSNRCYHYTIERQPNETYAIAGGKSYMNPEDVIDYHSQETDGLVCLLKKPCNRPKNMQPKVGPFEDLKEKLIREYVKQTWNLQGAALEQAIISQRPKLEKLIATTAHERMPWFHGSITREDSEPRLQSSFRTNGKFLIRRRDLKGSYALCLLHEGQVMHYRIDRDRNGKLSIPDGKKFDTLWQLVEHYSYKPDGLLRVLTEACPRPDADIGRPLLPRDHPGLSTTLQNAAGGILSRLKIVPFPGRKKGQGPRTTTDLNAYDTRFPHNQGDIKEGMPMDTEVYESPYADPDELRSSTVDRNCLFLEDGELGSGNFGTVMKGIYKMRKTEKPVAVKVLKNDDHNPSVREEMLREANVMQQLDNPYIVRMIGICEAENLMLVMELAELGPLNKFLQKNKQTTMKNITELVHQVSIGMKYLEEHNFVHRDLAARNVLLVTQHYAKISDFGLSKAVAEEHNYYKAKGHGKWPVKWYAPECINYFKFSSKSDVWSFGVLMWESYSYGQKPYKGMKGNDVMQMIESGKRMDAPLNCPPEIFALMTTCWTYKADERAGFTIVEQRLRDYYYDIAQ